The Primulina eburnea isolate SZY01 chromosome 8, ASM2296580v1, whole genome shotgun sequence genome contains a region encoding:
- the LOC140840280 gene encoding ADP,ATP carrier protein, mitochondrial-like: MADQHRYPTISQKIFNQIYISSSLSQDVQTRYGGFERPSVYRRQFSFGNYTNAGLQYPMTCQATQNLSVIPANASPVFVQAPSEKGLTGFAIDFLMGGVSAAVSKTAAAPIERVKLLIQNQGEMIRSGRLSEPYKGIGDCFKRTIQDEGIVSLWRGNTANVIRYFPTQALNFAFKDYFKRLFNFKKDSDGYWIWFAGNLASGGAAGASSLLFVYSLDFARTRLANDSKAAKKGGERQFNGLIDVYRKTLKSDGIAGLYRGFNISCVGIIVYRGLYFGMYDSLKPVVLTGSLQDSFFASFALGWLITNGAGLASYPIDTVRRRMMMTSGEVVKYKSSMDAFTQILKNEGAKSLFKGAGTNILRAIAGAGVLAGYDKLQVIVFGKKYGSGGA, from the exons ATGGCAGATCAACATAGATATCCAACTATTTCTCAGAAGATATTTAACCAGATATATATTAGTTCCAGTTTGTCTCAGGACGTTCAAACTCGCTATGGGGGGTTCGAACGACCTTCTGTGTATCGGAGGCAATTTTCTTTTGGCAATTATACCAACGCAGGACTACAGTATCCTATGACTTGCCAAGCCACCCAAAATCTGTCTGTGATTCCTGCCAATGCTTCGCCTGTGTTTGTTCAGGCTCCTTCTGAAAAAGGCCTCACTGGCTTTGCTATTGACTTTCTAATGGGTGGAGTTTCAGCTGCTGTGTCTAAAACTGCTGCCGCCCCTATTGAGCGTGTGAAGCTTTTGATCCAGAACCAGGGTGAAATGATTAGGTCAGGCAGGCTCTCCGAACCATACAAGGGAATTGGAGATTGTTTCAAGAGAACGATACAGGATGAAGGCATTGTATCATTATGGAGAGGAAACACTGCCAATGTTATTCGTTACTTTCCTACTCAG GCCTTGAACTTTGCATTCAAGGACTACTTTAAGAGGCTCttcaacttcaagaaagacAGTGATGGCTACTGGATATGGTTTGCTGGCAATCTTGCATCTGGTGGTGCTGCTGGAGCTTCATCACTGCTTTTTGTCTATTCCTTGGATTTTGCCCGTACACGTCTTGCTAATGATTCCAAGGCTGCCAAGAAGGGAGGTGAAAGACAATTCAATGGATTGATTGATGTTTACCGGAAGACTTTGAAATCTGATGGAATTGCTGGTCTTTACCGTGGTTTCAACATCTCATGTGTTGGCATTATTGTGTACCGTGGCTTGTACTTCGGAATGTACGATTCTCTGAAACCTGTTGTCCTGACTGGATCTCTGCAG GATAGTTTCTTCGCCAGTTTTGCCCTCGGTTGGCTCATCACAAACGGTGCTGGTCTCGCCTCTTATCCTATTGACACAGTTCGGAGAAGAATGATGATGACGTCTGGTGAGGTGGTAAAGTACAAGAGCTCTATGGATGCATTCACCCAGATCCTTAAGAACGAGGGTGCTAAATCTTTGTTCAAGGGTGCTGGTACAAACATCCTTCGTGCCATTGCCGGTGCTGGTGTGCTTGCTGGGTACGACAAGCTTCAGGTGATTGTTTTCGGAAAGAAATATGGCTCTGGTGGAGCGTAA